A stretch of Anaerobacillus alkaliphilus DNA encodes these proteins:
- a CDS encoding sigma-54 interaction domain-containing protein: MNNNYSLDILSTVLDSAYEGIVVINHEGKIIHFNEAYCRFTGIKIEDALGQHVTKIIENTRLHHVLKSGIPERGSLQIINGQEMVVHRIPIRKNDQVVAVIGMLIFEGVSELYKILEKHQQKAKTRLANTETKPLITLEQIIGKSEKIADTKQLARKAAKTLATVLITGESGTGKELFAQSIHLLSPFSTGPFVSVNCAAIPDHLLESELFGYADGAFTGARKGGKPGKFELANEGTLFLDEIGDMPLAMQSKILRVLQEKEGTRVGGVKPYRTNTRIVAATNKSLEQMVMAGTFREDLYYRLNIIRLHIPPLRERKEDIPLLLAHYMEEVCQKYNISIKRLTNTALVELLSYEWPGNIRELVNIVERMISLVDKEDISASDVSLLFNQSTISQSLSIEASDLAKAPLTIFSERKKEMKLEERDLIINVLIETNGNKAKAARKLGIHRSTLYDKLKLHDITM; the protein is encoded by the coding sequence ATGAACAACAACTACTCCCTTGATATCTTAAGTACGGTGTTAGACAGTGCCTATGAAGGCATTGTTGTCATTAATCATGAAGGAAAAATCATTCATTTTAACGAAGCTTATTGTCGATTTACTGGGATTAAAATTGAAGATGCACTGGGTCAGCATGTCACGAAGATTATTGAAAACACAAGATTACATCATGTTCTAAAGTCAGGAATTCCAGAGCGAGGCTCTCTTCAAATCATCAATGGACAAGAAATGGTTGTGCACCGAATTCCAATCCGAAAAAATGATCAAGTTGTTGCTGTAATCGGCATGCTGATCTTTGAAGGCGTTTCTGAGCTTTATAAAATACTAGAAAAGCATCAACAAAAAGCGAAAACGAGACTTGCAAATACTGAAACAAAACCACTGATTACTTTAGAACAAATCATTGGCAAAAGTGAAAAAATTGCTGATACAAAGCAACTAGCTAGAAAAGCAGCAAAAACACTGGCAACTGTTCTGATTACTGGAGAAAGCGGCACCGGAAAGGAACTTTTTGCTCAAAGCATTCATCTCTTAAGTCCCTTTTCCACCGGACCTTTTGTAAGTGTAAATTGCGCTGCAATCCCAGATCATTTACTAGAGTCCGAGTTATTCGGATACGCCGACGGAGCCTTTACAGGTGCGCGGAAAGGTGGCAAGCCCGGAAAGTTTGAGCTTGCCAATGAAGGAACGTTATTCTTAGACGAAATTGGGGATATGCCCTTAGCGATGCAATCAAAAATTCTGAGGGTTCTTCAGGAAAAAGAGGGAACTCGTGTCGGTGGTGTCAAGCCTTATCGAACAAATACACGAATTGTAGCTGCAACAAATAAATCACTGGAGCAGATGGTAATGGCAGGTACGTTTCGTGAAGATCTTTATTACCGCTTAAATATAATTCGATTACATATTCCGCCGCTTCGAGAGAGAAAGGAAGATATTCCTCTTTTGCTCGCTCACTATATGGAGGAAGTTTGCCAGAAATACAACATTTCTATAAAACGACTTACTAATACCGCTCTTGTAGAGTTACTATCCTATGAATGGCCAGGCAATATCCGTGAACTCGTGAATATCGTTGAGAGAATGATTAGTTTAGTAGACAAAGAGGATATTTCTGCCTCTGATGTGTCACTACTTTTTAACCAATCAACTATTTCCCAATCATTAAGCATTGAAGCATCGGATTTAGCGAAAGCGCCTTTGACCATTTTCTCTGAACGAAAAAAGGAAATGAAACTCGAAGAACGAGATTTAATTATCAACGTGCTAATTGAAACTAACGGGAACAAAGCAAAAGCCGCTAGAAAGTTGGGGATCCACCGTTCAACCTTATACGATAAATTAAAGCTACACGATATCACCATGTGA
- a CDS encoding bile acid:sodium symporter family protein — MTILKMLNYLITKFMPFWIVSCGIVAYLFPSTFLSLERWPGPALALIIFLMGLSLPTTQFIAFLKKPKLAFLGILLKWLLTVSIAVVLALVFFRNSPELATGIILAGAVPGGTSANLYTFMANGTTALSITMSAIDTVIGPFLTPLVIKAFAGQLIYIAFWPLFFKMVYIVFLPILAGLLIQWKWGKSVYLVKPLVAPTSAVALFIIVLATVSSAQQAISLHMSLMPLLVFVVLLQVIGSMAAGYYVAKLFRFQEGEARAMLFQTGICNTALAALLAMNYISPLAAIPAVIAVVINLTLGSIMAIIFMKHDIKQKSTDFNVA; from the coding sequence TTGACAATTTTAAAAATGTTGAACTACTTGATAACGAAATTTATGCCTTTCTGGATTGTTTCTTGTGGAATAGTGGCTTACTTGTTTCCTTCCACCTTTCTTAGTTTAGAAAGGTGGCCTGGGCCAGCATTGGCATTAATTATTTTTTTAATGGGACTTTCCCTACCTACAACTCAATTCATCGCATTTCTAAAAAAACCAAAGCTTGCCTTTCTCGGAATACTATTGAAATGGCTACTGACAGTTAGTATCGCTGTTGTGTTAGCTCTAGTATTTTTCCGCAATTCACCAGAACTAGCTACGGGAATTATTTTAGCTGGTGCCGTACCGGGTGGGACGTCAGCTAATCTTTATACATTTATGGCCAACGGAACAACAGCTTTAAGTATTACGATGTCTGCAATTGACACTGTTATAGGACCTTTTCTAACTCCATTAGTTATCAAGGCCTTTGCCGGTCAACTCATCTATATCGCCTTTTGGCCGTTATTTTTTAAAATGGTTTATATTGTGTTTCTACCAATACTAGCTGGCTTACTCATTCAATGGAAGTGGGGAAAATCGGTTTACTTAGTGAAACCTCTAGTTGCTCCTACTTCAGCGGTCGCTTTATTTATTATCGTCCTAGCCACTGTCTCATCTGCTCAACAGGCAATTTCGTTACATATGTCATTAATGCCGCTATTAGTATTCGTCGTTTTATTACAAGTGATAGGTTCGATGGCTGCAGGATATTATGTTGCTAAATTGTTCCGTTTCCAAGAAGGAGAAGCTCGGGCAATGTTGTTTCAAACAGGGATTTGCAATACAGCCTTAGCCGCACTTCTTGCGATGAACTACATTAGCCCCCTCGCAGCAATACCAGCTGTTATCGCAGTCGTAATAAATCTAACTTTAGGATCCATCATGGCGATAATATTCATGAAACATGATATAAAACAAAAATCGACTGATTTTAATGTGGCTTAG